From one Macellibacteroides fermentans genomic stretch:
- a CDS encoding endonuclease/exonuclease/phosphatase family protein yields MNKRACITLTCLFILSLVPLTRLYGQRTFRVMSYNVENLFDCEDDPIKDDQSFLPDGILRWTKGRYYQKLQQIAKVITAAGEWQTPALVGLCEVENDSTIIHLLNKTPLRQQDYRYCMTNSPDNRGIDVALLYQRDQFAYIEHQSIRIKFRKHPDKRSRDILRVSGKILSGDTLDVLVCHFPSRSGGEKATEADRMDAARMLRNTCDSLLLNRKNPQFIIMGDFNDTPSDKSIIHGIKTMSYPSDTTSAHSLYNLFSNSEQLAKPGSHKYQGEWAQLDQIIVTGTLLDSRNPMHLIPGSNRLFTPQFLFKTDKTYHGTRPFRTYYGYKYEGGYSDHLPLLVDFSLPLAP; encoded by the coding sequence ATGAATAAACGAGCCTGTATAACCTTAACTTGCCTGTTTATACTTTCTCTCGTACCACTAACTCGGTTATATGGACAGCGAACTTTTAGGGTGATGAGTTACAATGTGGAAAATTTGTTTGATTGCGAAGACGATCCCATAAAAGATGATCAGTCATTTTTACCCGATGGAATACTTAGATGGACCAAAGGACGATATTATCAAAAACTTCAACAGATAGCTAAAGTAATTACTGCGGCCGGCGAATGGCAAACACCAGCATTGGTTGGTCTATGCGAGGTGGAAAACGATTCCACCATCATACACCTGCTAAATAAAACTCCTTTACGTCAACAAGACTACCGGTATTGTATGACCAACAGTCCGGATAATCGTGGAATCGACGTTGCTCTACTCTATCAACGCGATCAATTTGCATATATTGAACACCAATCTATCCGGATTAAATTTCGGAAACACCCAGACAAACGTTCGAGAGACATCCTTCGCGTAAGCGGTAAAATTCTTTCCGGTGACACACTTGATGTACTTGTTTGCCACTTCCCAAGCCGTTCTGGAGGCGAAAAGGCCACTGAAGCAGACAGAATGGATGCGGCAAGAATGCTTCGTAATACCTGTGATTCGTTATTATTAAACCGTAAGAATCCTCAGTTTATAATTATGGGTGATTTCAACGACACTCCGTCTGACAAAAGCATTATCCATGGAATCAAAACCATGTCTTATCCTTCTGATACCACCTCTGCCCACTCTCTTTATAATTTATTTTCAAATTCAGAGCAATTAGCAAAACCCGGATCCCATAAATACCAGGGAGAATGGGCTCAGCTGGATCAGATTATTGTTACCGGCACACTGCTTGATTCGCGGAATCCTATGCATCTTATACCGGGAAGCAACCGGTTATTTACTCCTCAATTTCTCTTTAAAACCGACAAAACCTATCATGGAACAAGACCTTTCCGCACCTATTATGGATATAAATATGAGGGAGGTTATAGTGATCATTTGCCTTTACTTGTAGATTTTTCCTTACCTTTGGCTCCTTAA
- a CDS encoding M23 family metallopeptidase encodes MLRYIPLCFCLLTGAAGVHVNAQDTPLRAPMDIPLYLSGNFGEFRSNHFHSGIDFKTQGVVGKPVYAVYDGYISRVLVSPWGFGKALYMTHPNGMTTVYGHIKGFTKEVEDYIRKQQYKRESFSVDLQLPEDLFPVKKGDLIAYSGNEGTSAGPHLHFEIRDTETEETMDPIPFYKSRLKDNRPPRLQGLMVYPVAQKGSINGKVEKQAVRLATDKSGKQRIVGKIEAWGEVGFAIKAYDYMNETGNIYGIKEVILTVDDQEVFRSNLDRYAFPETRYINSLIDYEEWKQHRAFFSKSFVEPGNKLRFIESKNRGVLTIKEERTYMISYLLKDAYGNSTHFSFEVNGKKQDIPKVKKPEGTEHFSWSGDNRFGAKGVRLHIPKGNLYTDFFFEYSVKEDENALSATHTLHNPLVPLHKEAELSIKIQKDSLENKNQYGMVYLNKGHRTWKGGTYRNGWIDTKIRDLGTYTVMQDTVPPKIIPVAPAQWVSKRAIAFRVSDNLSGMEIYRGEIDGEFALFEYDGSKGLITYKFDPSRLSRGKHSLTFVVTDACGNTSKYSTSFTW; translated from the coding sequence ATGTTACGATATATACCTCTATGCTTCTGCCTGCTGACGGGAGCAGCCGGAGTTCACGTCAACGCTCAAGATACTCCTTTAAGGGCTCCCATGGATATCCCCCTGTATTTGAGCGGTAATTTTGGAGAATTCAGAAGCAATCATTTTCATTCGGGAATCGACTTTAAAACACAAGGAGTGGTTGGAAAACCTGTTTATGCTGTATATGATGGCTATATTTCCCGCGTGCTGGTAAGTCCCTGGGGATTTGGGAAAGCACTCTACATGACACATCCAAATGGTATGACTACGGTATATGGCCACATCAAAGGCTTTACAAAGGAGGTCGAGGACTATATCCGCAAACAACAGTATAAGCGTGAATCATTCAGTGTTGACCTACAATTACCTGAAGACCTTTTTCCAGTAAAAAAAGGTGACTTGATTGCCTATAGCGGCAATGAGGGAACTTCGGCCGGTCCTCACCTGCATTTTGAAATACGTGATACAGAGACAGAGGAGACTATGGACCCCATCCCGTTCTATAAAAGTCGGCTCAAAGATAATCGCCCCCCCCGCTTGCAAGGATTAATGGTTTATCCTGTAGCTCAAAAAGGGAGTATAAACGGTAAAGTGGAGAAGCAGGCCGTCAGACTCGCGACCGATAAATCAGGAAAACAAAGGATTGTTGGAAAAATTGAAGCGTGGGGAGAGGTAGGCTTTGCTATCAAAGCCTATGATTACATGAACGAAACAGGAAATATTTATGGGATAAAGGAAGTGATTCTTACGGTAGATGATCAAGAGGTGTTTCGAAGCAATCTGGATCGTTATGCTTTCCCTGAAACCCGTTACATAAATAGCCTGATTGATTATGAAGAATGGAAACAACACAGGGCTTTTTTCTCAAAATCTTTTGTTGAACCAGGCAATAAACTACGTTTCATTGAAAGTAAAAACCGGGGAGTACTGACGATAAAAGAAGAACGAACCTATATGATTAGCTATCTTCTAAAGGATGCCTATGGTAATTCCACACACTTCTCGTTTGAAGTAAATGGAAAAAAACAAGATATTCCCAAAGTAAAAAAGCCTGAGGGAACAGAACACTTTTCATGGTCGGGAGACAATCGTTTTGGAGCCAAAGGAGTACGTTTACATATTCCTAAAGGAAATCTATACACCGACTTCTTTTTTGAATACAGTGTAAAAGAAGACGAAAATGCACTTAGTGCCACACATACTTTACATAATCCGTTGGTACCATTACACAAGGAGGCAGAATTATCAATCAAAATACAAAAAGATTCTCTTGAAAACAAAAATCAATACGGGATGGTGTACCTAAACAAAGGGCACCGCACCTGGAAGGGGGGCACCTACCGTAATGGTTGGATAGATACAAAAATTCGTGATTTGGGAACCTATACAGTGATGCAAGATACCGTTCCTCCCAAGATAATCCCTGTTGCTCCGGCTCAGTGGGTTTCAAAGCGAGCGATTGCTTTCAGGGTTTCTGACAACCTGAGTGGTATGGAGATTTATCGTGGAGAGATTGATGGCGAATTTGCATTATTCGAATATGATGGAAGTAAAGGCCTGATTACCTATAAATTTGATCCATCCAGATTATCCAGAGGCAAACATTCACTTACTTTTGTTGTGACTGATGCATGTGGTAATACCAGCAAATATTCAACAAGCTTTACCTGGTAA
- a CDS encoding phospho-sugar mutase — MENSDLLAMVRSKAQGWLSESYDAETRAEVKRMLDNEDPSELIEAFYKDLEFGTGGLRGIMGVGSNRMNIYTVGAATQGLSNYLKKEFSKLPQIKVVIGHDCRNNSRKFAEISADIFSANGIKAYIFEDLRPTPEMSYAIRKLGCQSGIILTASHNPKEYNGYKAYWDDGAQMIAPHDRNTIAEVNQIRNAGEIKFKGNKSLIEVIGKEMDQRYINDLTTISLSPESIARHKDMKIVYTPIHGTGVEIVPAALKAFGFTNIIHVPEQDIISGDFPTVISPNPEEPAALAMAVQRAKDTDAELVLATDPDADRVGAAVKNNEGEWVLLNGNQTALMFVYYLITRWKELGKIKGNEYIVKTIVSTELIRTIAERNGVELYDVYTGFKWIAAIMKDNEGKKTFIGGGEESYGFLCEDFVRDKDAVSACTMLAETAAWAKDKGLTLYQLLQNIYVEYGFSKEAGISVVKKGKSGAEEIEAMMKHFRENPLTQIAGSNVTYVYDYATLKGLSVAENEKITLDMPTTSNVIQYFTEDNTKVSIRPSGTEPKIKFYCEVHSKVKNLEELPAAELAAQEKINQIKISLGI, encoded by the coding sequence ATGGAAAACAGCGATTTGTTAGCAATGGTAAGATCGAAAGCTCAAGGTTGGCTTTCTGAAAGCTATGACGCAGAAACACGTGCCGAAGTAAAACGGATGCTTGACAACGAAGATCCAAGCGAACTGATTGAAGCTTTTTATAAGGATCTTGAATTCGGTACAGGCGGTCTTCGTGGAATTATGGGCGTTGGTTCCAACCGCATGAACATTTATACGGTGGGTGCGGCCACTCAGGGTTTATCCAATTACCTTAAAAAAGAATTTTCAAAATTACCGCAGATTAAAGTGGTAATCGGCCATGATTGCCGCAACAACAGCCGTAAGTTCGCTGAAATTTCGGCTGACATCTTCTCAGCAAATGGAATCAAGGCTTATATATTTGAAGATCTTCGTCCTACTCCCGAGATGTCTTATGCTATCCGAAAACTTGGATGTCAGAGCGGAATCATTCTTACAGCTTCACACAATCCAAAAGAATACAATGGATATAAAGCATATTGGGATGATGGAGCACAGATGATCGCTCCTCACGACCGCAATACCATTGCAGAAGTCAACCAGATAAGAAATGCCGGAGAGATTAAGTTCAAAGGTAATAAGTCGCTTATAGAAGTAATCGGAAAAGAGATGGATCAGCGGTATATTAACGACCTCACAACCATATCTCTTTCTCCTGAATCAATCGCACGCCACAAGGATATGAAGATTGTATATACTCCTATTCACGGTACAGGTGTCGAAATTGTTCCTGCTGCGTTGAAAGCCTTCGGTTTTACAAATATTATCCATGTCCCCGAACAAGATATAATTAGTGGTGATTTTCCAACAGTAATCTCTCCAAACCCGGAAGAGCCGGCTGCATTAGCTATGGCTGTACAGCGGGCAAAAGACACAGATGCAGAACTAGTATTGGCTACCGACCCGGATGCAGACCGAGTGGGAGCAGCCGTAAAGAACAACGAAGGAGAATGGGTGTTGCTTAACGGAAATCAAACTGCACTCATGTTTGTGTATTATCTGATTACCCGTTGGAAAGAGCTGGGTAAAATTAAAGGAAACGAATATATTGTAAAAACGATTGTTTCAACCGAACTGATCCGTACCATTGCTGAACGTAACGGCGTTGAACTTTATGACGTGTACACCGGGTTCAAATGGATAGCTGCCATTATGAAAGATAATGAAGGCAAGAAGACCTTTATAGGTGGTGGCGAAGAAAGTTACGGATTCCTTTGTGAAGATTTTGTCCGCGACAAAGATGCTGTTTCTGCCTGTACGATGCTTGCAGAGACTGCAGCCTGGGCTAAAGACAAGGGTCTGACTCTCTATCAATTGCTTCAAAACATCTATGTAGAATATGGTTTTTCTAAAGAAGCAGGCATTTCTGTTGTGAAGAAAGGTAAATCTGGTGCCGAAGAAATTGAAGCTATGATGAAGCACTTCCGCGAAAATCCACTTACGCAAATTGCAGGCTCCAATGTTACTTACGTGTACGACTATGCTACACTTAAAGGATTAAGCGTGGCCGAAAACGAAAAGATTACCCTTGATATGCCTACAACATCGAATGTAATCCAGTATTTTACAGAAGATAATACCAAAGTATCTATCAGACCTTCCGGAACGGAGCCAAAAATTAAATTCTACTGCGAAGTACATTCCAAAGTAAAAAATCTGGAAGAACTGCCCGCCGCAGAATTAGCAGCTCAGGAAAAGATCAACCAGATCAAGATATCTCTGGGTATCTGA
- a CDS encoding Sb-PDE family phosphodiesterase: protein MKKLLSFLFLLGLTFNLSAQIRTDLRLPELNGYKVLKCDFHIHTVFSDGLVWPTVRVDEAYREGLDVIAISDHIEYRPHKDDIKASFNRSYDIAEKYAKGKGVTVIKGSEITRSMPPGHSNALFLSNCDSLDTPNYMDAFRAAKKQKAFIFWNHPGWDAQQPDTTLWWKEHSELFDGGYMHGIEVVNGNDYSPEAHQWCLDKKLTMLGNTDIHAPIQADYDFAKGEHRPMTLVFVRDNSVQGIREALENRRTVVYFQDKIVGEEDYVKELFENSIEILSVDKSEKNVRIVLRNKTDLPFKLKKTAHDINLVYFREYEIKPHGTHAINIKLNNGVKSGNINFEVTNLLVKPNIGMQYSYPL from the coding sequence ATGAAAAAATTACTTTCCTTTCTTTTTTTACTTGGATTAACCTTCAATTTATCTGCTCAGATAAGAACAGATCTTCGTCTGCCGGAACTAAACGGATACAAAGTTTTGAAATGTGATTTTCATATTCACACAGTTTTTTCTGATGGATTGGTTTGGCCTACGGTACGTGTCGATGAAGCTTACCGGGAAGGGCTCGATGTGATTGCTATCTCAGACCACATAGAATATCGTCCGCATAAAGATGATATCAAGGCCTCATTTAACCGCTCTTATGATATCGCTGAAAAATATGCAAAAGGTAAAGGTGTTACAGTTATTAAGGGAAGTGAAATAACTCGTTCCATGCCTCCGGGTCACTCTAATGCATTATTCCTTTCCAACTGTGATTCTCTCGATACTCCAAACTATATGGATGCGTTTAGGGCTGCCAAGAAACAAAAAGCCTTTATATTTTGGAATCATCCGGGATGGGATGCACAGCAGCCGGATACAACATTATGGTGGAAAGAACACTCTGAATTATTTGATGGAGGTTACATGCATGGTATAGAGGTGGTGAATGGAAATGACTATTCTCCGGAAGCGCATCAATGGTGTTTGGATAAGAAGCTTACGATGCTTGGAAATACAGATATTCATGCTCCGATTCAGGCAGATTATGATTTTGCGAAAGGAGAGCACCGACCAATGACGTTGGTATTTGTGCGGGATAATTCAGTTCAAGGAATCAGAGAAGCATTGGAAAACAGACGAACTGTTGTTTATTTCCAAGACAAGATCGTAGGTGAAGAGGACTATGTTAAAGAGTTATTTGAAAACTCTATTGAGATATTGAGTGTAGACAAGAGCGAAAAGAATGTACGTATTGTCTTAAGAAATAAAACCGACCTGCCATTTAAATTAAAGAAAACAGCTCATGATATAAATCTTGTTTATTTTCGTGAATATGAAATTAAACCTCATGGAACACATGCAATAAATATAAAATTAAATAACGGGGTTAAAAGTGGTAATATAAATTTTGAAGTAACCAATTTACTTGTAAAACCAAACATCGGAATGCAATATAGCTATCCGTTGTAA
- a CDS encoding GNAT family N-acetyltransferase has product MDKYTIRNAVVSDANSICQIYNHYVLNTTVTFETSAVATDEMEKRIYEALFKKLDKGSLHAIIAGVAQPNEASARLHERFGFEKVAHFKQTGRKFNQWIDVAYWEIIL; this is encoded by the coding sequence ATGGACAAATATACTATCCGAAATGCTGTAGTCAGCGATGCCAATTCAATTTGCCAGATTTACAACCACTATGTACTAAATACGACCGTAACATTTGAAACATCAGCCGTAGCAACAGATGAAATGGAAAAGCGGATATACGAAGCTTTGTTTAAAAAATTAGATAAAGGTTCGCTGCACGCCATCATAGCCGGAGTTGCTCAACCAAACGAAGCTAGTGCTCGATTGCATGAACGTTTTGGTTTTGAAAAGGTGGCTCATTTCAAACAAACTGGTCGTAAGTTTAATCAATGGATCGACGTAGCTTACTGGGAAATCATTTTATAG
- the cdd gene encoding cytidine deaminase, with the protein MRKDRIETTITICSLHELSPRERLLCEAAYEVAKNAYAPYSQFNVGAAVLLANGQIITGSNQENAAYPSGLCAERVALFYASSHYPGIPVEVLAVTAVTAGKQVERISPCGGCRQVMKEVENRYKQPVRLLLCGREEILCLESAEDLLPLSFGESDLLL; encoded by the coding sequence ATGAGAAAAGACCGGATAGAAACAACAATAACCATCTGTTCGCTTCACGAATTGTCTCCAAGGGAACGTCTCCTTTGCGAGGCTGCTTACGAGGTCGCAAAAAATGCATATGCTCCTTATTCTCAGTTTAATGTAGGAGCTGCTGTTTTACTTGCAAACGGACAGATTATAACAGGCAGCAATCAGGAAAATGCCGCTTATCCATCAGGATTATGTGCCGAACGTGTGGCACTTTTTTATGCATCATCACACTATCCGGGCATTCCAGTTGAAGTGTTGGCTGTAACAGCAGTAACAGCAGGTAAGCAAGTGGAGCGTATTTCACCCTGTGGCGGATGCCGGCAGGTAATGAAAGAGGTGGAGAATCGGTATAAACAGCCTGTGAGGCTTTTATTATGCGGAAGAGAAGAGATTCTTTGCCTTGAATCGGCAGAAGATTTACTGCCTCTTTCCTTCGGTGAAAGTGATTTGTTACTTTAA
- a CDS encoding glucosaminidase domain-containing protein: MRLFVRILPLLLIFIGIGSVQSYAQRKNSSYEAYISKYSNLAIEHQKKYKIPASITLSQGLLESGAGQSSLARQSNNHFGIKCHSDWRGGRVYHDDDLRGECFRKYDQVEDSYTDHSKFLAFRPRYAVLFDLDITDYKGWAKGLQQCGYATDKAYANKLIKVIEDYELYRYDTHKGSRTSKVTSKEQFPVEKMTIYKTHGLIYVIARAGDSFESIAQNLGFKEKELRKYNEVPEGFPLQAGDLVYLEKKKKKADKPYYDHVVQVGESMHSISQQYGIRLKSLYKLNKKEMEYVPEEGDVLKLR; encoded by the coding sequence ATGAGATTATTCGTACGTATCCTTCCCCTTCTACTTATTTTTATTGGTATTGGCTCTGTACAGAGTTATGCTCAGCGTAAAAATTCGTCATACGAGGCATATATCAGCAAATACAGTAATCTAGCTATTGAGCATCAGAAAAAATATAAAATACCAGCTAGCATCACCCTCTCCCAAGGATTGCTGGAGTCGGGAGCAGGTCAAAGCTCTCTTGCCCGTCAGTCCAACAACCACTTTGGAATCAAATGTCATTCGGACTGGCGTGGAGGCAGAGTATATCACGACGACGATTTACGTGGAGAGTGCTTTCGTAAATACGACCAGGTGGAAGATTCCTACACCGATCATTCCAAATTTCTGGCTTTCAGGCCACGTTATGCCGTGCTTTTCGATCTGGATATCACCGACTATAAAGGATGGGCCAAAGGATTACAACAATGTGGCTACGCTACAGATAAGGCATATGCCAATAAATTAATCAAGGTAATCGAGGATTACGAACTTTATCGATACGATACTCATAAAGGCAGTCGTACATCCAAGGTCACTTCAAAGGAACAATTCCCTGTGGAAAAAATGACAATTTACAAAACACATGGTCTGATTTATGTGATTGCACGTGCAGGAGATTCATTCGAATCAATTGCTCAAAATCTTGGATTTAAAGAAAAAGAACTTAGAAAATACAACGAGGTTCCGGAAGGATTTCCTTTACAAGCCGGTGATCTTGTATATCTTGAAAAAAAGAAGAAAAAAGCCGACAAACCATATTACGATCATGTAGTACAGGTTGGCGAGTCAATGCATAGTATTTCTCAGCAATATGGTATCCGTCTGAAAAGTTTGTACAAATTAAACAAGAAGGAAATGGAGTACGTACCTGAAGAAGGAGATGTGCTAAAACTTCGGTAA